A genomic stretch from Sphingobacterium sp. ML3W includes:
- a CDS encoding RluA family pseudouridine synthase, with translation MTEQMGSQDQEEQELFEHLRIEVDKGQALLRIDKYLMNRVENATRSKIQHAIEAGSVMVNGKEIKASYKVRPNDVITLVLPDPPRDNEVYPENIPLDIKYEDDDVLIVNKEAGMVVHPGYNNYTGTLVNALTYHIQQLPQLPGNSDRPGLVHRIDKDTSGLLVIAKNEKSMAFLAKQFFDHSITRKYIALVWGDLKEDGTITGYIGRHLKDRRIMAMYDSEEKGRWSVTHYKVLERLGYVTLIECQLETGRTHQIRTHMQSIGHPLFNDAMYGGDKILKGTVFSKYKQFVDNCFNLLPRQALHAQVLGFIHPTSKENIYFEVPYPEDFRLALEKWRGYAANSMAVEND, from the coding sequence ATGACAGAACAAATGGGATCGCAAGATCAAGAAGAACAAGAGTTATTTGAACATCTACGCATTGAAGTGGATAAGGGGCAAGCTTTACTCCGTATTGATAAATATCTGATGAATAGGGTGGAAAATGCGACAAGAAGCAAAATTCAGCATGCCATTGAAGCAGGTTCTGTCATGGTTAACGGAAAAGAGATCAAGGCGAGCTATAAAGTCAGACCAAATGATGTCATTACATTGGTATTACCAGATCCACCACGCGATAATGAGGTTTATCCCGAAAATATTCCGTTAGACATAAAATACGAAGATGACGATGTACTTATTGTAAATAAAGAAGCAGGGATGGTAGTCCATCCAGGTTATAATAATTATACGGGTACATTGGTTAACGCATTGACTTATCATATACAACAGCTGCCACAGTTGCCTGGAAATTCAGACCGTCCCGGTCTGGTACACCGAATAGACAAAGATACTTCCGGATTGTTGGTAATCGCTAAGAACGAAAAATCGATGGCATTTTTGGCTAAGCAATTTTTCGATCATAGCATTACCCGTAAATATATTGCCTTGGTATGGGGTGATTTGAAAGAGGATGGAACGATTACAGGTTACATTGGTCGTCATTTGAAAGATAGACGTATTATGGCCATGTACGATAGTGAAGAAAAAGGAAGATGGTCAGTGACGCATTACAAAGTACTTGAACGATTAGGTTATGTGACCTTGATTGAATGCCAGTTGGAGACGGGGCGTACGCATCAAATTCGTACGCACATGCAATCCATTGGTCATCCATTGTTTAATGATGCGATGTACGGCGGGGATAAAATATTAAAAGGAACTGTCTTCTCGAAATATAAGCAATTTGTGGACAATTGCTTTAACCTGCTTCCACGGCAGGCGCTTCATGCACAGGTATTGGGATTTATTCATCCGACTTCAAAAGAAAATATCTATTTTGAGGTACCATATCCTGAAGATTTTCGTTTAGCTTTAGAAAAGTGGCGTGGTTACGCTGCAAATTCCATGGCTGTAGAAAATGATTAA